One Clupea harengus chromosome 12, Ch_v2.0.2, whole genome shotgun sequence DNA segment encodes these proteins:
- the zgc:114200 gene encoding gamma-secretase subunit Aph-1b-like isoform X1, with protein MSGAFSMINILSDSLGPGTVGIFGDSQYYFITSALMTLALTLLHTFWGVVFFEGCEKRRWWVIGVVVVLHLIVSCLSLMNPLYSGSLPPVYAIMVLMAAWAFFSAGGSLSSVKQLCSRAAGQDTVLLSSMR; from the exons ATGAGCGGCGCCTTCTCCATGATCAACATCCTGTCGGACTCCCTGGGGCCCGGCACCGTGGGCATCTTCGGAGACTCCCAGTACTACTTCATCACGTCAG CTCTCATGACCCTGGCCTTAACCCTTCTCCACACGTTTTGGGGTGTGGTGTTCTTCGAAGGATGTGAGAAAAGGCGGTGGTGGGTGATCGGCGTTGTGGTGGTGCTACACCTAATAGTGTCCTGTCTg TCTCTGATGAATCCACTCTACTCTGGCAGCCTGCCGCCCGTCTACGCCATCATGGTGCTGATGGCCGCCTGGGCGTTCTTCTCGGCCGGGGGTTCCCTGTCAAGCGTCAAGCAGCTCTGCTCAC GAGCCGCAGGACAGGACACTGTGTTGCTGAGTTCGATGCGTTAG
- the zgc:114200 gene encoding gamma-secretase subunit Aph-1b-like isoform X2 — MSGAFSMINILSDSLGPGTVGIFGDSQYYFITSALMTLALTLLHTFWGVVFFEGCEKRRWWVIGVVVVLHLIVSCLSLMNPLYSGSLPPVYAIMVLMAAWAFFSAGGSLSSVKQLCSRRMSDVNSS, encoded by the exons ATGAGCGGCGCCTTCTCCATGATCAACATCCTGTCGGACTCCCTGGGGCCCGGCACCGTGGGCATCTTCGGAGACTCCCAGTACTACTTCATCACGTCAG CTCTCATGACCCTGGCCTTAACCCTTCTCCACACGTTTTGGGGTGTGGTGTTCTTCGAAGGATGTGAGAAAAGGCGGTGGTGGGTGATCGGCGTTGTGGTGGTGCTACACCTAATAGTGTCCTGTCTg TCTCTGATGAATCCACTCTACTCTGGCAGCCTGCCGCCCGTCTACGCCATCATGGTGCTGATGGCCGCCTGGGCGTTCTTCTCGGCCGGGGGTTCCCTGTCAAGCGTCAAGCAGCTCTGCTCAC GTAGGATGTCTGATGTGAATTCCTCCTAA